A stretch of Brassica napus cultivar Da-Ae unplaced genomic scaffold, Da-Ae ScsIHWf_3;HRSCAF=5, whole genome shotgun sequence DNA encodes these proteins:
- the LOC111215651 gene encoding flowering-promoting factor 1-like protein 2, with product MSGVWVFKNGVIRLVENPNQSGGVTHGRRNVLVYLPTGEVVSSYSSLEQILMSLGWERYFSGDSDLIQYHKRSSIDLISLPRDFSKFNSVYMYDIVIKNPNTFHVREFH from the coding sequence ATGTCAGGCGTTTGGGTTTTCAAAAACGGAGTGATACGTCTTGTAGAAAACCCAAACCAGTCCGGTGGAGTGACGCATGGCCGGAGGAATGTGTTGGTTTACTTGCCGACCGGTGAAGTAGTCTCTTCTTACTCGTCACTGGAACAGATCCTAATGAGTCTCGGGTGGGAGAGATACTTTAGTGGAGACTCTGATCTCATCCAGTACCACAAACGTTCCTCCATCGACCTCATCTCCTTACCAAGAGACTTCTCCAAGTTCAACTCCGTTTACATGTACGACATCGTCATCAAGAACCCTAATACCTTCCACGTCCGTGAGTTCCACTGA